The Deltaproteobacteria bacterium nucleotide sequence AGAAGAAAGTTGGCGCTGGAATGTTCGCTGGTTACGCTTTTTCTCTTTCTCTTTGTGGCAGCGCTCCATCTTCTGCCCCTGCCCTCCGGGCTTCTCCGTTTCGGGAATGCGCTACTCACCCCCGGCTGGATCCTCCTCCCCTGGATTCTGCTGACCCTTCACGGAGAACCGTTCGAAAATTTCGGATACCATCTTAACGATCTTCGCCGGTCGATCGGAACGGGACTGCTCGTATCGGTCCTGCTCCTAGTCCCCTATTTTCTTCTCTATCGATTCTGGATCGGCAAACCTTCCCTGCACTTCGGAAACGGACACGAGACGGCCCGCTGGCTGAAGATGTGCCTCTACCAGTTCACCGTCATAGCCCTGCCGGAAGAGTTCTATTTCCGGGGGTACCTCCAGACCCGCCTCAATCGGATTTGGGGTCGCCCCCATCACCTCTTCGGTGCCCCCTTCGGCCCGGGGCTGATCGTCACCTCCCTGATCTTCATGTTCTTTCATCTCCTCCTTGCCGTCAACCTCTGGAACGTGGGGATTTTCTTTTCCGCCCTCGTCTTCGGATGGCTCCGGGAAAAGACCGATTCCATCATCGCGCCGATCCTCTTCCATGCCCTTTCCAATATCGCCCTTTTTTCCTTTCAGGGGAGGTTCTAAAAGGAAGAATGAAAAGCGCCTCATTCAACTTTGAACCGGATCTCGCGCTCTCCTTC carries:
- a CDS encoding CPBP family intramembrane metalloprotease; this translates as MSRRKLALECSLVTLFLFLFVAALHLLPLPSGLLRFGNALLTPGWILLPWILLTLHGEPFENFGYHLNDLRRSIGTGLLVSVLLLVPYFLLYRFWIGKPSLHFGNGHETARWLKMCLYQFTVIALPEEFYFRGYLQTRLNRIWGRPHHLFGAPFGPGLIVTSLIFMFFHLLLAVNLWNVGIFFSALVFGWLREKTDSIIAPILFHALSNIALFSFQGRF